DNA sequence from the Treponema sp. OMZ 838 genome:
ACCTTCATCGTGATACGCCGGAAATGTTCCGCTTCTTTGTCCATCTCCTCAGCTTTTGCTTCATCCGCCTGATATATTTTCAGCGTCGTCAGTCCCTGAAGGTTTTCCAAAAAGCTGTCGCCGAGCCCTGCATAAGCGCCCCAGTATTTACTGAGCAGCCGCTTGGCGATTTTTTGCACGGCGACAATGGAAATCGGTATCAGGGGAACGCAGGCGAGGAGGATGACCGCCGCCTTAAAACTGACCGGCGCCAGCACCGCAAAAAGGGTGAGCGGCGCAAGGAGGCTGTAGAAAAACTGAGGCAGGTATCTGCCGAAGTATACTTCAAGCTGTTCGATCCCCTCGGATGCAAGCTGCACTACTTCCGACGTAGCGATGCTATCCCGATAGGCGGCGCCGAGTTTCAGCAGTTTTGCGTAGAGGGCATCCCGCAAGGTGGTTTTAACGTCCCGACCGGCAAGAAAGGCATAGCGGGTTGCAAATTTTGTTGCGACAGCCCGAACCGCAAGCGCCGCTATAAAAACAGCGCCTGCCGTCATTATCTCTTTTGAGGTAATCGTACCCTTGAATAAAGCTTCCAAAAGACGCCCGATAAAAAACACCGCTGCAATCTGCGAGACAAGGGCAATCCACTGCCACAAAACATTTAAATAGACATAGCGCTTCGAGTGCGCCAAAAACGTAATTAATCTTTTCTTTATCATAAATGTATGGGCTGCATACTATCATGCTGGGGAAAAATCCGCAAGCTATGGGTAACAACGCTATCGATAGCTTGCTTGTATGAGGATGGGTGCTGAAGAAATAAAAAAAAAGAGGGGCTGTCCAAAAACTTCAGTTTTTGGACAGCTTCCTTAGATTTAGATGCGACGTTTAAAATTAAGTCATTGCTGTATAAAGACTTAATTTTAAACTCGACGGGGATGTCCCGAAAGTAACCAACTTTTGGGACATCCCCTTTTATCTCAAAAACTTTGCAAGGCTGTTTAGCAAGCCGTGTAGGCCGGCGTATGGAGCGTTTTATTGCTTTTGAACGTCCTCGCAGATATTTGCTTCCGTTTCATTATCGAAGAAACGTGCTTTTTCCATATTCGGAACAAAGTGAAGCAATTCTCCGATTCCCGCTTCGACGGTGTTGAATGTACGGGCAATGACCTGCTGGTTCTTTGACGCGAGATAGAGGTGGGTTTCCGCTCCGAGCGGTTCTTTAACGGTGATCTTGAGTGCCATGCTGTTTTTAGCATCATCGCTTTCTGCAACCAGTTGTAAATCTTCCGGCCGAATACCGAAGAATACGTTTTTACCGACATACTTCTTTAAGTGTCTTTGCTGATCTTCAGTAGGATGCAAGACGAAAGTACCTTCGTCGATAGCGATGCCGCCGTCTTTCTCGATGACTTTGACATTTAAGAAGTTCATGGGCGGAGAACCGATAAATCCTGCTACGAATTTATTTACCGGATGGTTATAAAGATAGAGCGGCGAGCCGATTTGCTGTACCTTTCCGTCTTTCATAACAACGATTTTATCGCCCATGGTCATCGCTTCAACCTGATCGTGTGTAACATAGATCATCGTGGCCTTTAAGCGGTTGTGTAAGTCGGAAATTTCGGCACGCATCTGAACACGCAGTTTTGCATCGAGGTTGGAAAGCGGTTCGTCAAATAAGAATACCTTGGGGTTACGGACAATAGCACGTCCTACTGCGACACGCTGGCGCTGTCCGCCCGAAAGAGCTTTCGGTTTACGGTCGAGCAGTTTTTCAATGTCGAGAATACGGGCGGCTTCATGCACGCGGCGTTCAATTTCTTGTTTATCAACTTTACGTATCTTTAATCCGAATGCCATGTTGTCATAGACAGTCATGTGCGGATATAGTGCGTAGTTTTGGAAAACCATTGCAATGTTACGGTCTTTCGGCGGAATATCATTCATACGTTCACCGTCTATGTACAGGTCGCCTTCGCTGATTTCTTCAAGCCCGGCTACCATGCGGAGTGTCGTTGATTTACCGCAGCCGGACGGTCCGACGAATACAACAAATTCCTGATCTTCGATAACGATATTGGCATTTTCTACTGCACGGACGTTT
Encoded proteins:
- a CDS encoding ABC transporter ATP-binding protein; translated protein: MAKVELKGIGKVYDGNVRAVENANIVIEDQEFVVFVGPSGCGKSTTLRMVAGLEEISEGDLYIDGERMNDIPPKDRNIAMVFQNYALYPHMTVYDNMAFGLKIRKVDKQEIERRVHEAARILDIEKLLDRKPKALSGGQRQRVAVGRAIVRNPKVFLFDEPLSNLDAKLRVQMRAEISDLHNRLKATMIYVTHDQVEAMTMGDKIVVMKDGKVQQIGSPLYLYNHPVNKFVAGFIGSPPMNFLNVKVIEKDGGIAIDEGTFVLHPTEDQQRHLKKYVGKNVFFGIRPEDLQLVAESDDAKNSMALKITVKEPLGAETHLYLASKNQQVIARTFNTVEAGIGELLHFVPNMEKARFFDNETEANICEDVQKQ